One window from the genome of Dermacentor albipictus isolate Rhodes 1998 colony unplaced genomic scaffold, USDA_Dalb.pri_finalv2 scaffold_28, whole genome shotgun sequence encodes:
- the LOC135913889 gene encoding EEF1AKMT4-ECE2 readthrough transcript protein-like isoform X1, translating into MEDSTSDERGARRGPSRTRRSRSLQNVPARRSSLRQPSSESRRLSLSTVGVRWEDQQPSSDLERADEKSTGDAPEQRDLEASSAQRTVGSLMRTPAKTSLIAAVLLVSAVVAGSLFSGPHSHQYGLLGRRWRTPSPRLCRSEPCRRLATLISDAVNRSARPCVNFHDYVCGGWLQSRSVSVARALRGSLIDKVTREARKDQVPDLHQTPSEKAARYFTACDDVVSASEDHLDEVKALLRRGGIRWPDMDAKADLLEAIFYMSRVVRVPIVFELSFDRSSSQNKVFVFNTMRMLDIMTSRNRQTKKSTAKNFFRTLYEAFSSETVSDVERRFASLAEQQSELFALLNASLNSMTQKATTTSEVHHWTRTVSKKRWQAVFYKYFNIAKNSSLPVVLDSKSYFMAFFAHYRKSGPVQTMDLYGYLCAEALFSFTSHKIIASYYGSQRVSSQHREHCFYQTDYFMHYAFMHSLFNNVSTESVRDDVTRLVARLVRAVDNTLNTGWSFFGDCPAYANDKERLLDVFRKYEPRYVKEAYSSYPDMSNNPLANWIWTVEVASALYAEEIPVGELMFGHEARVAESPVDLAFLEVLWYTLGAPHAVKLAGLGSQVTRMVFHDILSSKKPCQRLMKSTEKLWKCIMAGEPDSKHFRAIKEDVLVSLLSESVLWPVFKNSLTGGSRVLAELGSLSEPELFFVLTCLPLCGGENAEPMCNLPLKHSLEFSRVFSCRRGAHMRPKFQCSTTALRPRPVGWQ; encoded by the coding sequence GACGAAAAGTCCACGGGAGACGCACCAGAGCAGCGAGATTTGGAGGCGTCTTCCGCTCAACGAACCGTGGGTAGTCTGATGCGCACGCCTGCAAAGACCTCGCTGATTGCCGCTGTGCTCCTCGTGTCAGCGGTAGTCGCAGGCAGCCTCTTCAGTGGCCCCCACTCGCACCAGTACGGACTGCTGGGGCGACGGTGGCGTACGCCGTCGCCCAGGCTCTGCCGAAGCGAGCCCTGTCGCCGACTGGCTACGCTGATCTCCGATGCAGTGAACAGGAGCGCCCGACCGTGCGTCAACTTCCACGATTACGTCTGCGGGGGTTGGCTGCAGAGCCGATCGGTGAGCGTTGCGAGGGCTCTTCGAGGTTCGCTCATCGATAAGGTTACTCGGGAAGCCAGGAAGGATCAGGTTCCCGACCTTCACCAGACGCCGTCGGAAAAAGCGGCTCGCTACTTTACCGCTTGCGATGACGTCGTTTCTGCCTCCGAAGACCACCTGGATGAAGTAAAGGCGCTCCTTCGCAGGGGCGGAATTAGGTGGCCTGACATGGACGCGAAAGCAGATCTTCTCGAAGCGATATTCTATATGTCCCGTGTGGTGAGAGTGCCTATTGTGTTCGAACTGTCGTTCGATAGAAGCTCTTCTCAGAACAAGGTTTTCGTTTTCAACACGATGCGCATGTTGGACATTATGACAAGCCGTAATAGACAGACGAAAAAGTCTACGGCGAAGAACTTCTTCCGAACTCTGTACGAGGCCTTTTCAAGTGAAACAGTTTCCGACGTGGAAAGGCGCTTCGCGTCTCTGGCTGAGCAGCAAAGTGAGCTGTTTGCTTTGCTCAATGCGTCACTCAACAGCATGACCCAGAAAGCCACAACTACGTCAGAAGTCCATCACTGGACTAGAACCGTGTCCAAGAAGCGTTGGCAAGCGGTGTTCTACAAATACTTTAATATAGCGAAAAATAGCTCGTTGCCTGTCGTCCTTGACAGCAAAAGTTACTTCATGGCATTCTTTGCCCATTACCGAAAATCAGGCCCGGTTCAGACCATGGATCTCTACGGCTATTTATGCGCTGAAGCTCTGTTTTCTTTCACCAGCCATAAAATAATCGCGAGCTACTATGGTTCACAACGCGTTTCAAGCCAGCACCGTGAACACTGCTTCTACCAGACTGACTACTTCATGCACTACGCATTTATGCACAGCCTGTTCAATAACGTTAGCACAGAGTCGGTGAGAGATGACGTGACGCGCCTCGTCGCGCGTCTCGTGCGTGCCGTCGACAACACCCTCAACACCGGCTGGTCGTTCTTTGGCGATTGCCCAGCCTACGCCAACGACAAAGAGAGGCTGTTGGACGTGTTCCGGAAGTACGAGCCTCGCTACGTGAAGGAAGCCTACTCCTCGTATCCAGACATGAGCAACAACCCTCTGGCAAACTGGATCTGGACAGTCGAAGTAGCGTCTGCATTGTACGCCGAGGAGATTCCAGTAGGAGAACTGATGTTCGGCCACGAAGCACGAGTCGCCGAGTCTCCAGTTGACCTAGCTTTCCTCGAAGTCCTCTGGTACACGCTGGGAGCGCCCCATGCTGTTAAGCTGGCCGGACTTGGATCGCAGGTAACAAGAATGGTGTTCCATGACATACTCTCCTCCAAGAAGCCCTGCCAGAGGCTCATGAAAAGCACGGAGAAGCTGTGGAAATGCATCATGGCCGGGGAGCCCGACTCGAAACACTTCAGGGCCATTAAGGAGGACGTGTTGGTGTCACTGCTGTCGGAGAGTGTACTATGGCCCGTGTTCAAGAATTCACTGACCGGTGGTTCGAGAGTACTAGCGGAGCTCGGCTCTCTGTCAGAGCCAGAGCTCTTTTTTGTCTTGACTTGCTTGCCTCTGTGCGGAGGAGAAAATGCGGAGCCAATGTGCAATCTGCCGCTGAAGCACAGCCTCGAGTTCTCGCGGGTGTTCTCCTGCCGACGCGGCGCTCATATGCGTCCTAAATTCCAGTGCAGCACGACGGCATTGAGGCCACGTCCGGTCGGCTGGCAATAA
- the LOC135913889 gene encoding endothelin-converting enzyme 2-like isoform X2 yields the protein MRTPAKTSLIAAVLLVSAVVAGSLFSGPHSHQYGLLGRRWRTPSPRLCRSEPCRRLATLISDAVNRSARPCVNFHDYVCGGWLQSRSVSVARALRGSLIDKVTREARKDQVPDLHQTPSEKAARYFTACDDVVSASEDHLDEVKALLRRGGIRWPDMDAKADLLEAIFYMSRVVRVPIVFELSFDRSSSQNKVFVFNTMRMLDIMTSRNRQTKKSTAKNFFRTLYEAFSSETVSDVERRFASLAEQQSELFALLNASLNSMTQKATTTSEVHHWTRTVSKKRWQAVFYKYFNIAKNSSLPVVLDSKSYFMAFFAHYRKSGPVQTMDLYGYLCAEALFSFTSHKIIASYYGSQRVSSQHREHCFYQTDYFMHYAFMHSLFNNVSTESVRDDVTRLVARLVRAVDNTLNTGWSFFGDCPAYANDKERLLDVFRKYEPRYVKEAYSSYPDMSNNPLANWIWTVEVASALYAEEIPVGELMFGHEARVAESPVDLAFLEVLWYTLGAPHAVKLAGLGSQVTRMVFHDILSSKKPCQRLMKSTEKLWKCIMAGEPDSKHFRAIKEDVLVSLLSESVLWPVFKNSLTGGSRVLAELGSLSEPELFFVLTCLPLCGGENAEPMCNLPLKHSLEFSRVFSCRRGAHMRPKFQCSTTALRPRPVGWQ from the coding sequence ATGCGCACGCCTGCAAAGACCTCGCTGATTGCCGCTGTGCTCCTCGTGTCAGCGGTAGTCGCAGGCAGCCTCTTCAGTGGCCCCCACTCGCACCAGTACGGACTGCTGGGGCGACGGTGGCGTACGCCGTCGCCCAGGCTCTGCCGAAGCGAGCCCTGTCGCCGACTGGCTACGCTGATCTCCGATGCAGTGAACAGGAGCGCCCGACCGTGCGTCAACTTCCACGATTACGTCTGCGGGGGTTGGCTGCAGAGCCGATCGGTGAGCGTTGCGAGGGCTCTTCGAGGTTCGCTCATCGATAAGGTTACTCGGGAAGCCAGGAAGGATCAGGTTCCCGACCTTCACCAGACGCCGTCGGAAAAAGCGGCTCGCTACTTTACCGCTTGCGATGACGTCGTTTCTGCCTCCGAAGACCACCTGGATGAAGTAAAGGCGCTCCTTCGCAGGGGCGGAATTAGGTGGCCTGACATGGACGCGAAAGCAGATCTTCTCGAAGCGATATTCTATATGTCCCGTGTGGTGAGAGTGCCTATTGTGTTCGAACTGTCGTTCGATAGAAGCTCTTCTCAGAACAAGGTTTTCGTTTTCAACACGATGCGCATGTTGGACATTATGACAAGCCGTAATAGACAGACGAAAAAGTCTACGGCGAAGAACTTCTTCCGAACTCTGTACGAGGCCTTTTCAAGTGAAACAGTTTCCGACGTGGAAAGGCGCTTCGCGTCTCTGGCTGAGCAGCAAAGTGAGCTGTTTGCTTTGCTCAATGCGTCACTCAACAGCATGACCCAGAAAGCCACAACTACGTCAGAAGTCCATCACTGGACTAGAACCGTGTCCAAGAAGCGTTGGCAAGCGGTGTTCTACAAATACTTTAATATAGCGAAAAATAGCTCGTTGCCTGTCGTCCTTGACAGCAAAAGTTACTTCATGGCATTCTTTGCCCATTACCGAAAATCAGGCCCGGTTCAGACCATGGATCTCTACGGCTATTTATGCGCTGAAGCTCTGTTTTCTTTCACCAGCCATAAAATAATCGCGAGCTACTATGGTTCACAACGCGTTTCAAGCCAGCACCGTGAACACTGCTTCTACCAGACTGACTACTTCATGCACTACGCATTTATGCACAGCCTGTTCAATAACGTTAGCACAGAGTCGGTGAGAGATGACGTGACGCGCCTCGTCGCGCGTCTCGTGCGTGCCGTCGACAACACCCTCAACACCGGCTGGTCGTTCTTTGGCGATTGCCCAGCCTACGCCAACGACAAAGAGAGGCTGTTGGACGTGTTCCGGAAGTACGAGCCTCGCTACGTGAAGGAAGCCTACTCCTCGTATCCAGACATGAGCAACAACCCTCTGGCAAACTGGATCTGGACAGTCGAAGTAGCGTCTGCATTGTACGCCGAGGAGATTCCAGTAGGAGAACTGATGTTCGGCCACGAAGCACGAGTCGCCGAGTCTCCAGTTGACCTAGCTTTCCTCGAAGTCCTCTGGTACACGCTGGGAGCGCCCCATGCTGTTAAGCTGGCCGGACTTGGATCGCAGGTAACAAGAATGGTGTTCCATGACATACTCTCCTCCAAGAAGCCCTGCCAGAGGCTCATGAAAAGCACGGAGAAGCTGTGGAAATGCATCATGGCCGGGGAGCCCGACTCGAAACACTTCAGGGCCATTAAGGAGGACGTGTTGGTGTCACTGCTGTCGGAGAGTGTACTATGGCCCGTGTTCAAGAATTCACTGACCGGTGGTTCGAGAGTACTAGCGGAGCTCGGCTCTCTGTCAGAGCCAGAGCTCTTTTTTGTCTTGACTTGCTTGCCTCTGTGCGGAGGAGAAAATGCGGAGCCAATGTGCAATCTGCCGCTGAAGCACAGCCTCGAGTTCTCGCGGGTGTTCTCCTGCCGACGCGGCGCTCATATGCGTCCTAAATTCCAGTGCAGCACGACGGCATTGAGGCCACGTCCGGTCGGCTGGCAATAA